The Chanodichthys erythropterus isolate Z2021 chromosome 1, ASM2448905v1, whole genome shotgun sequence genome segment AATTTCCTAATGTATAATTTACATGTATATTTTTGCATCAAATAAATCtgacaaaaatgaacaaaaaaaaaaaaacacaaaaaaatccaTGTTGTATTCTATTTTACTTTTCCATTAGAACAGCACACATATTGTCATTATCGTAGCacattttcacaaaacattttcagGTGTTGGGCTACTTAGAAAAAGTTATTTGGTTTCAACTCCATtctgacataaaaaaataaataattatacagACAAAAAGCTATTAAATATGTGTCCGATGTCAAAGATACATGAGCttattgtaaacatgttctCCTTCACTGACACCTGTAATGATCTCTGTGTCAGACTGAAGCACTAGAAAGACCAGATCCAGAGCTCTTCTCCAGGCCTCAGTCTTCACTGTCACGTTATCATACACACCAACCCCATCTGTGTCCCTGAAAGCTTGTAATATGGGTTCTCCACCTTTATAAAGTCTCATCTGATGTGCAACAGCAGTCCAAGCCTCTGCTTTAGATGCCACCGACCCGCTGTTCAGCATCAAAGTGGAGACGTAGTCCATCCAGGCTTCGGCCATCAGCTCCAGCACCACATTTTCCTGCGGGTTTTCCGTCTCTCTCCGTTTGTATTGCTGTAGCTGCTGGATGCAGAGGAGTTCAGTGGCTCCTGCACCACGTAGCAACTTCCCATCTGTGAGCGCCTGGTGCAGCCGGTGAGCACAGCTCCAGAATTCATCCTCCAAGATTTGTAGTTTAGCAGGAACAGAGCTGGTTATGACCGCAGTGACCAAAGACGTGCTCGCAGTCGCGATGCTAACGGACTCATTTTCCCCACATCGACTGACTTTCACTCCTCGGCCCACGCAGCGCCTGTCGAGCTGAGTGATGTACGAAATTGGGACGGCCCCTGTGCATGTGCTGAAGTCCTTCAAAACGGTGCTTTTAACACCTTCAATAACCAGTACGCTTGAGCAGCGCTCTTTGAGCTTCACATCAACCACACCGCTTACAAGCACAACACCTATGCTGAACTCATGCAGTGTTTTTAATGCATTCTCAATCCAACGCTCTTCCAGACTCACACTTGGCATGTTAGCACGATCTGTGATGTGCGTGACATTCACAGGCCTGTTGAAGCCCACGTGGCGATATTTCTCGCACAAGTCGCCGTTCACCAAAGCGATATTTAACGCCTGACCCTGAAGGCGCTGAACCACCGAGGCCTGTTCGACTGATAGCAGAGTGACGTACCCGTGTAACACGTGTGAATGCTCCTCGGGCGGGCCCGGTATGGAGCACGTAACCAGTTTTTGGATATCCAAAAATCTGTTCTGTGCTTTAGTTTTGGATTGCAACTTGCAAGCTTTTAAAACTAAACGCATGGAGGCTTGGCATCCGTGGCCGACGGCTTCCGCTATGCCCGTTACGTCATTCAGAGCTGGTTTTGTGTTTTCAGCTTGTGCATCATGTGAGCTAAAGTGCCTGCTGTGTTTGAGGGTGGTCAACCTGAGATTATGAAGGTCCTGAAGCTCAGATTTAAGAGCTGGACTGGGTTTGTGCTCCTTTAATCTCTCGCAGGACACTTCCTGCACGCTTACAGCCGATTGTTTGCACGCCTCCAAACACACCTCCAGTCCTTTGCTCATGGCTGTTTTGATGTCCGACACACTTATTCCTCTGTTGAGACACTCCAGTGCAACTCGACTCCAGACTCCAGCCAGAAACATCAGCGCGCCCGTCCCGGAGTGGAAGACCTTCTGCTGGGCCCGTACCGTCTCATGTAGCAGTTGTCCGATCGAGCCGTCTAACTCCATATGCTCGAGAAGACGTGGACAG includes the following:
- the bbs12 gene encoding Bardet-Biedl syndrome 12 protein gives rise to the protein MSGNATVAQRLHIGLQQLEAISSSTRAFLGPNKRLKFIQDEDARDAVLVGSCPRLLEHMELDGSIGQLLHETVRAQQKVFHSGTGALMFLAGVWSRVALECLNRGISVSDIKTAMSKGLEVCLEACKQSAVSVQEVSCERLKEHKPSPALKSELQDLHNLRLTTLKHSRHFSSHDAQAENTKPALNDVTGIAEAVGHGCQASMRLVLKACKLQSKTKAQNRFLDIQKLVTCSIPGPPEEHSHVLHGYVTLLSVEQASVVQRLQGQALNIALVNGDLCEKYRHVGFNRPVNVTHITDRANMPSVSLEERWIENALKTLHEFSIGVVLVSGVVDVKLKERCSSVLVIEGVKSTVLKDFSTCTGAVPISYITQLDRRCVGRGVKVSRCGENESVSIATASTSLVTAVITSSVPAKLQILEDEFWSCAHRLHQALTDGKLLRGAGATELLCIQQLQQYKRRETENPQENVVLELMAEAWMDYVSTLMLNSGSVASKAEAWTAVAHQMRLYKGGEPILQAFRDTDGVGVYDNVTVKTEAWRRALDLVFLVLQSDTEIITGVSEGEHVYNKLMYL